CCCCAGACCACTAATTTTAACCAATCCTGCTAACTGTAGTGTTAAAGTGCATGAGGTTATCACATGATCGATATACCATATCACTATTACTACAGCACCTATTGCTAATAGCTACATGTCATTGTATATACATCCTGAACAATAATGGTGCAAATTCGTTTACCTGGAATTTGAATGGTGTATGGGCGACAGGATTTATACTTCCATTATTGTAGAAGTCCAGGTACGCTCCTATCCAGTCTCCAGCGTCAGGGTTAGGATTGTACCAGGTCAAATTCACCCATTGACCTGCCTTGGTTAATAATTGTGGACTAACTTCTATTGTAATATTCTCATCTGTAGAGAAACGAATTTTATCATAAAGACTTTACTCGATTTCCATCTACACACGCTAAACGATTCGCGCTTACCTGGTATAGTCACTGCCCGCTCTACTCTGATAAAATTCAAGGGGTTTATAAAATCACAATTCACGTAGCGCCAGCACACAGTACtgaaaacagtaaacaaaattaatttcttcatttttaccTCGATTTTTACAGCTCGGTGACCCGGATAAAATATTATAGACCGTATATTTTCGTATACTTTCTTTTTTACAATTTATTGCACTGCAATGCCTGGACCACTTTAGAAGCAGGTCTCCTATTTAaataattacaaataaataaactagcaTCCATTAATTTTTCTAAGTTGATTCCCTGCAAGAAAAAGCAAACATAAAAATGTCACTCAAAAACTGATAGCAATTTTACCGTATTAATGCCCATTCCATTAAGCATGTAGACGACATCTTCTGTAGCAACATTACCCGATGCCCCTGGGGCATAGGGGCATCCCCCTAATCCAGCAACAGATGCATCAACAACAGAAACACCCATCTAGTAAGGTATGGCATAAAACTAAACCATCAACTTGGATTTATTATTTTCTTTCTTACTCTCAATGCTGTTAAGATGTTGGCAAGTGCTTGTCCGTACGTGTCATGACAGTGGATGGCGAGTGATTCAGTGGGCACAACTTTAGTGACCTCCTTTAGCATGGCCTCCATTGTGCCTGGTGTACCAACCCCAATTGTATCTCCTAATGATATCTCATAACAACCCATCTGCTTCAGTCGTGCAGCTACCTGCACAGGAAGATCAGATAAACCTTGTTGTTCATTTGAAGGAGAAAATTTACCTTAGCAACAGCCTCTGGTGATATTTGGCCTTCATAAGGACAGCCAAGAACACAAGAGACATATCTAAAAGGTTTACTAATGAATTATGAATAATGTCTGCTATCTTTACCCTCTAACTGGAATCTGTTTGGCAACGGCTGCATTACAGACTGCCTCAAACCTATCCAAACTTTCACTAATGCTACAGTTGATGTTCTTGCtaatatacaaatacatgatAGTGATAAAAATGGGTTAATATTCACTGTACTTGCTAAAAGTTTCTGAGGCAGCACCAAATATTGCAACTTCCGAAACACTTGCATCAACCTGTGTGAAAATATCCTAGCAAGTATATGTGTACACCTCAACTTACAGCAGACTGAAATCCCTTCAAGTTAGGAGTCAGTGCAGAATAGGATACACCATTGTGTCGCTTTATACGCTGACAAACCTCAGAATTATCAGCCATCTATGAATgcaaaacacaaaataatttagTACTGTTTATATTATACGTACCTGAGGGACCCACTTGGGAGATACAAAACTAGTGACTTCAATGGCACACAATCCTGACTCAGACAATCGATCAATCAACCCCACCTTGACATCAGTTGGGATAACTTCCTGAACACAACATGATGTAGACAAGCCCATTGTTACATTGTATATACAAAGTGGTGTATGTGTATAGCAAAAGTGGCTACAGTGTTACAGTATAACCACTAACACAAAAACAAAAGACATAAAGCCACTTTCAGGTTAAGAGCTGAAATTGCTTGTTTCACATGTGTAGTATATACCAAGTGCCAACAGTAACTTTGCATTGGAGCTGCTATATAGTGGCATTACATTGTTTACACAAAAGCACGACCCTATGAAAAGTCTTTACTATATTAGGGAAAGCTAAGTCTAATAGGACAAATATAAAATCTCAAGCATGACTGATCCATTGGACAGTTACCCAGGTGTATCGGTCACACTTACATCACACTGTGTAAGTAATCCTATAAATCTTTGTTTCAAGCTGCTTGCGAATGCAATTGAACAATTTGTACATGTGATATTCGGACACACACGAGCTATTTCTTTACAACATAGCTCCAGTAGCAACACAACCAAATTACTTGCTACCTTGTTAGACAATGCCAGGAGCATACTGAGCTACTACCGAGTTGCTTGTGAAATGCAATGAGCACATGAGTTGCAAACTTGATCATGTGAATGTTACTCACAGTGTTTAAATGTGCTAAATAACTAGTCACTACCGATAGCCCTGTAGAACCATTTGTGATTGACAAAAATGTATCTTAATTGTTTGATTTCACCTGAAAAAGGGCCTTGATTGTTTGACACTTTAACACATATTATCGTTTTGTTTTCAAGCTAGCTTGATCGCCACTTTCAAGGACTACTTGATCATTTAAGTGCAAATTAattcttgatcgcttgatttaaTTTTCGATCCTGGTatatggttctacaggactattggtagtgactaacCCTTGAGGTACCTTCTCATTCTGGAGTCCATCACGTGGTCCAACCTCAActattttcacatgttttgGCCACTGGTCAGAGATAAATCGTGACGTCATTTTACGCTGTAGATAAAAGGTCGCAACACATGAAAACAACCAGTATGTTAAACCATATAAACCGATCGACAAATTATTTTATGATATACATCATTTTCATTAACAATTTTACATACTTGATATCGTTTAACACACCATCCACCGGCACGTAACGTTCTTATCATCATCCCTGCCAACCGGAAATTTGTCAGTTTTACTTCCTGTGTTGCTCTAATAGACGCGCATCGCACGGCGGATGGCAGAGCAGAGTGGGACAGAACTGTCCGCATACATCCGAAGTAAAGAAATCTGGCTGCAGGCGGTGTTGGATAAGCTAGGATGGACCGTAGAAGGCTTACAGAAGGTATTGGTTAATAAATACAAGCATGTTACAGTAACTCTTGATATTTTACCAGCATATACCAGTTATCAAGCATTTTTGCATACATGTAGGGTGACCAACTTACTCTTTGTTCAGTTAATGCGCACCATTTCGTACCGGAAGGGAACTTAGCACAACACTTGTGTAGGTGTGGTCGAGATGAGGtgagtactagaactaaaataCATTATTAAATGAGATGGGCCATATATCTATCAGAGGGATATCCAAGATGTATGTTCTGCTGTAATATGGCATAATGGGACCATGGTTGGGTGCTCAATGTACACATgttataatgtatgtattgtgttcaaggggtagtcactgccagtagtcctgtagaaccatctacAACTGGGATTCAAGACATTATTTCGTACTGAATTAATTAAGCAATCAAGTAGTCCTCAAAAGAGATGATCAAGCACCTTAGTAAACTAACAGTAAACTAACTAGCAAAACAAGAATTTACAACATTTTAATACTAAACCATCAAGCGATCAATGCCCCCTTAGCAGGTTAAATCAAGTGATTGATCCCATGGTTCTACCCCACTCTTGTTCTTGTTGTGTGCAAAGAATAACTGATTAGGCCACATAGTCTCATCCTCCAgtactcaaaatagcaatgcaattttcttgaGACTgctctagctagctagttactaaaTTTTAAAGGTACTCGGTATCTGCATTCATAGTAAAAAGAAATCTTGATGCCAATGGGAATATGGCAATGTGAGAAGCTATAtagtaattaagtttatgtggccttaggGTATCAAAATGGTACTGGTTATTGTGTAATGGTGCCTTCTGTTAAAGTATCTAATTTATCCCCCTCCACtaacatgactgctctattagagtatttccatgcattgtatgtttattagCATTGTCTCAATGACTTTGGGATATGCAATCTACGACCTTAGTAGTATGAAAACTGGTACTATCTAGTAGGTAAATTTTCTGCGAAGTAAAAAGTAATTTTAGTGATTTAAGGCAGTTACTAAAATTGTAATACTGCTTTTAATTAAGACACATGTACAAATGTAACATGGCAAATAGCCTGAAACAAACAACTAGCAATGTGTGAATTATGCGTGCATGGTATTGTACAGCATGTATGCAGCCATTGCATCACTCCTGTTGTATCCATTGCATGGGCTGGAAGAAGCTTAAAAAGATACTGTAGCGTTGGAACATATATTGTTAGCAATTCATGGTTAGAATCATGTGAAGCTTTTCGTATCTGTGCCCTTTGCTTCAATTCACATTAGTTGGACGCAGCTTTGGTAGGGTAAACATATATTTTCCCAGCATGCATAGTGATGGAGCTTTCAATAATAGCATGCGGCTTTTGCAAAATCACGCGATACTGTCTAACAGTGATGCCAAATTACTATACATGTCTAGGTTTGCCATAAACAATCCTTTAGCTTTCCAACTCATCCAACAG
The nucleotide sequence above comes from Dysidea avara chromosome 3, odDysAvar1.4, whole genome shotgun sequence. Encoded proteins:
- the LOC136249660 gene encoding hydroxymethylglutaryl-CoA lyase, mitochondrial-like; the encoded protein is MRTVLSHSALPSAVRCASIRATQEVKLTNFRLAGMMIRTLRAGGWCVKRYQRKMTSRFISDQWPKHVKIVEVGPRDGLQNEKEVIPTDVKVGLIDRLSESGLCAIEVTSFVSPKWVPQMADNSEVCQRIKRHNGVSYSALTPNLKGFQSAVDASVSEVAIFGAASETFSNKNINCSISESLDRFEAVCNAAVAKQIPVRGYVSCVLGCPYEGQISPEAVAKVAARLKQMGCYEISLGDTIGVGTPGTMEAMLKEVTKVVPTESLAIHCHDTYGQALANILTALRMGVSVVDASVAGLGGCPYAPGASGNVATEDVVYMLNGMGINTGINLEKLMDASLFICNYLNRRPASKVVQALQCNKL